From Chryseobacterium sp. H1D6B, a single genomic window includes:
- the coaE gene encoding dephospho-CoA kinase (Dephospho-CoA kinase (CoaE) performs the final step in coenzyme A biosynthesis.) translates to MEELNSETKKAEPEPKIIGLTGGIGSGKTTVARFIEEFGFPVYYSDDRAKTIVNDNEDLKRTIKELLGEKSYDEKGIYDRKFVAEKVFNDNDLLQELNNIIHPAVRIDFEEWVSKQTKYLVFKETALLFELKLNKQCYKSLLVTAEDNIRIKRVMDRDGKTYREVETIMERQMPEKDKIKLASCIIYNNTNLEDLKLQTERIVFEIE, encoded by the coding sequence ATGGAAGAATTAAATTCAGAAACGAAAAAAGCAGAACCAGAACCAAAGATCATTGGCTTAACCGGAGGAATTGGTTCCGGCAAAACTACTGTTGCGCGTTTTATTGAGGAGTTTGGATTCCCAGTATATTATTCTGATGACAGAGCGAAAACGATCGTTAATGATAATGAAGATCTTAAAAGAACAATAAAAGAACTTTTAGGAGAAAAATCTTACGACGAGAAAGGGATTTATGACCGAAAATTTGTTGCAGAAAAAGTTTTTAATGATAATGATCTTCTTCAAGAATTAAACAATATTATCCACCCTGCTGTAAGAATAGATTTTGAGGAATGGGTTTCAAAGCAGACCAAATATTTAGTTTTTAAAGAGACCGCTTTATTATTTGAATTAAAACTTAACAAGCAATGTTACAAATCTCTTTTGGTAACAGCGGAAGACAATATAAGAATAAAAAGAGTGATGGATCGGGACGGAAAGACCTATCGTGAAGTAGAGACCATTATGGAACGACAGATGCCCGAAAAAGACAAAATAAAGCTTGCAAGCTGTATTATATACAACAATACAAACTTAGAGGATTTAAAGCTCCAGACAGAGCGGATCGTATTCGAAATTGAATAA
- the hutI gene encoding imidazolonepropionase has protein sequence MKLIGPFKQIVTLANLPLRGKLSDEQLEIITDAGILIDKDKIQKVGNFEELKSENENILIEMIEGEEIVLPAFVDSHTHICFGGNRANDFAMRNAGKTYLEIAESGGGIWSSVQHTRSASEKELLTTLLERIHSLVSLGITTIEVKSGYGLDVENELKMLRIIKKAQTQTYATLVPTCLSAHLKPRDFEGNNEEYLNYIITEILPKVKEENLAHRVDIFIEKSAFQPEESKVFLLKTKELGFDITVHADQFTPGSSRIAVEVGARSADHLEATIDEDIEFLAQSDTVATALPGASLGLGEKFTPARKLLDAGAILAIASDWNPGSAPMGNLITQASILATYEKLTTAEVLAGITFRSAFALGLEDRGRLENGLKADFVTFKTDNFQNVLYNQGSLKAESIYINGNKI, from the coding sequence ATGAAATTGATAGGACCATTTAAGCAGATTGTAACTCTTGCAAATCTTCCTTTGAGAGGAAAATTATCTGATGAACAGCTTGAAATCATCACTGATGCTGGAATTTTAATCGATAAAGATAAAATTCAGAAAGTTGGAAATTTCGAAGAATTAAAATCTGAAAATGAAAATATTCTGATTGAAATGATAGAAGGAGAGGAGATCGTTCTTCCAGCTTTTGTAGATTCTCATACTCATATCTGCTTCGGCGGAAATCGGGCTAATGATTTTGCGATGAGGAATGCCGGGAAAACATATTTAGAAATTGCTGAAAGCGGCGGCGGAATTTGGAGTTCTGTACAGCACACAAGGAGTGCTTCAGAAAAAGAATTATTAACAACCTTATTGGAAAGAATACATTCTTTAGTTTCTTTAGGAATCACAACGATCGAGGTGAAAAGCGGTTATGGATTAGATGTAGAAAATGAACTGAAAATGCTTAGGATTATTAAAAAAGCTCAGACTCAAACTTATGCAACATTAGTTCCTACTTGTCTTTCTGCTCATTTAAAACCTAGAGATTTTGAAGGAAACAATGAAGAATATTTAAATTATATCATTACCGAGATTTTACCAAAAGTCAAAGAAGAAAACCTGGCGCATCGGGTAGATATTTTTATTGAAAAATCTGCTTTTCAGCCTGAAGAAAGTAAAGTATTCCTTCTTAAAACTAAAGAGTTAGGTTTTGATATTACCGTTCATGCAGATCAGTTTACGCCGGGAAGTTCAAGAATTGCCGTTGAAGTAGGGGCGAGGTCTGCAGATCACTTGGAAGCTACAATCGATGAAGATATTGAATTTTTAGCACAGTCAGATACTGTGGCTACAGCTCTTCCTGGAGCAAGTTTAGGATTAGGTGAAAAGTTTACTCCTGCAAGAAAACTATTAGATGCAGGAGCGATTCTTGCTATTGCCAGCGACTGGAATCCTGGTTCTGCTCCGATGGGAAATTTAATTACGCAGGCTTCAATTTTAGCAACGTATGAAAAATTAACGACAGCTGAAGTATTGGCTGGAATAACGTTTCGTTCTGCATTTGCTCTTGGATTAGAAGACAGAGGGAGATTAGAAAATGGATTGAAGGCTGATTTTGTTACTTTCAAAACAGATAATTTCCAGAATGTTCTTTATAATCAGGGAAGTCTGAAAGCGGAAAGTATTTATATTAATGGAAATAAAATTTAA
- a CDS encoding FMN-binding negative transcriptional regulator has product MFIPKLYRSDDYDVMKEIIKENSFALLISSVDKIRATHAMMMLNEDHPEQIYIESHISRANPQAKVLKNGDEVLCDFLGAHTYISSSWYDHVNVSTWNYEAVQIYGTVELMNNDELYNHLEKLTSIYEKPQQCPMFVKDMGKEFIEKEMKGAFGLKILPTEIHIKQKLSQNRKEADFENIISQLENSEDTNSRQIAEKMKLIKK; this is encoded by the coding sequence ATGTTTATACCCAAATTATACAGAAGTGACGATTATGATGTGATGAAAGAAATCATCAAAGAAAATTCTTTTGCCCTGCTCATATCTTCAGTTGATAAAATAAGAGCCACTCATGCTATGATGATGCTCAATGAAGATCATCCAGAACAGATCTATATTGAATCTCATATTTCCAGAGCTAATCCACAGGCAAAAGTTCTTAAAAACGGTGATGAAGTTCTCTGCGATTTTTTAGGGGCACATACTTATATTTCCAGCAGCTGGTATGACCACGTGAATGTTTCTACATGGAACTATGAAGCCGTCCAGATTTATGGGACTGTTGAACTTATGAATAACGATGAGCTCTACAATCATTTAGAGAAACTAACAAGCATATACGAAAAACCTCAGCAGTGTCCCATGTTTGTTAAAGATATGGGGAAAGAATTTATTGAAAAAGAAATGAAAGGTGCTTTCGGATTAAAAATACTTCCAACCGAAATACATATTAAACAGAAACTGTCACAGAACAGAAAAGAGGCAGATTTTGAAAATATCATTTCTCAACTTGAAAATTCCGAGGACACCAACAGCCGGCAGATCGCCGAAAAGATGAAATTAATTAAGAAATAA
- a CDS encoding MBL fold metallo-hydrolase yields the protein MKLYPIQCGKFKLDGGAMFGVVPKSLWEKTNPADERNLIELGTRSLLIEDGKKLILVDCGLGNKQDDKFFGHYSLWGDDNLDKNLKKYGFVKEDITDVFLTHLHFDHCGGAIEWNDDKTGYRPAFKNAQFWTNENHWQWATEPNAREKASFLKENILPIQESGQLHFLPLPATGNYGFAPDLKMDVIFVDGHTEKQMLPVIQYQEKTIVFAADLIPTAGHIPQVYVMGYDTRPLLTLEEKGKFLKQCVDNEYLLFFEHDAHNELASLKMTEKGIRLDQTFSFNEVFGY from the coding sequence ATGAAATTATATCCCATACAATGTGGAAAATTTAAATTAGATGGCGGCGCCATGTTTGGAGTCGTCCCAAAGAGTCTGTGGGAAAAGACTAATCCTGCAGACGAAAGAAATTTAATTGAACTAGGAACACGTTCTCTACTGATCGAGGACGGCAAAAAGCTCATCTTGGTAGACTGCGGACTTGGCAACAAACAGGATGACAAATTTTTTGGACACTACTCTCTTTGGGGAGATGATAATTTAGATAAAAATCTTAAGAAATATGGTTTTGTAAAGGAGGATATTACAGATGTTTTCCTTACCCACCTCCATTTTGACCATTGCGGCGGAGCTATTGAATGGAATGATGATAAAACAGGATACAGACCGGCATTTAAAAATGCTCAGTTCTGGACCAATGAAAATCACTGGCAGTGGGCAACAGAGCCTAATGCAAGAGAAAAAGCAAGTTTCTTAAAAGAAAATATTCTTCCTATTCAGGAAAGCGGACAGCTGCATTTTTTACCCCTTCCAGCTACAGGAAACTACGGTTTTGCTCCAGACTTGAAAATGGATGTAATTTTCGTTGACGGGCACACAGAAAAGCAGATGCTGCCCGTTATTCAGTATCAGGAAAAAACTATTGTTTTTGCGGCTGATCTTATTCCTACTGCCGGGCATATTCCTCAGGTGTATGTAATGGGTTACGATACCAGACCTCTTTTAACCTTAGAAGAAAAAGGAAAATTTCTGAAACAGTGCGTAGATAACGAATATTTATTATTCTTTGAACATGATGCGCATAATGAATTAGCAAGTCTAAAAATGACTGAAAAAGGCATACGATTAGATCAGACTTTTAGTTTTAATGAAGTTTTTGGATATTAG
- a CDS encoding GEVED domain-containing protein, translating into MKKNFTSFFFLCLFAITSAQWAPATSKGGGIREGSNIKSYYSLDISLLKSQLAKAQETGINAKPVTISLPTLDGKIERFAVYSFPVVVKELADQYQLGSYVGVGIDDPGKYLRFSLAPNDFQSMIIKDGKSEFIEPADKNKTVYGVHAKTDKGKEGFLCSMNESQLSKQEIAALYQKGKSFTNQTTDFSKASDKKYRTMRLAMSVTGEYTQYFGGTVAGALVAINATLTRVNGVFEKDFALHLNLQNFPGVIYTNAATDPYSPAAQMNNWNLQLQQTLTANVGSANYDIGHLFGASGGGGNAGCIGCVCIDPANNTATQKGSGYTSPADAIPQGDNFDIDYVAHEMGHQLGANHTFSHALEGSGMNQEPGSGSTIMGYAGITGPTTDVQAHSDAYFHIASIRQVQTNLTSKTCDVETTITNNNPPVIAALPTYNIPKGTAFVLTASATDAENDPMTYSWEEVDNATVTINNANLGNTATGASFRSAAPNASPTRYFPKLASVLAGVLNNANNGWESVSSIARNSKFSVTVRDNNPVPTQQQTQYAEQSIIVGNDGPFKVTTTTVYNNGPTTLTWNVVNTTAAPYNVANVKIDYTTDNGATWTVLSATTANDGSEAVTFGALTLGSSVKVRVSSIGNVFYAVGNATVAALAACTTAPPTGIAVSAITQTQATVSWAAAAGATYVVQYRPVGSTTWTTVPTTANTITLVGLTDGIQYEVQVATVCTGTQGAFSASTNFTTPGLNYCNQQSNNFSSEYISNVTVTPTGAAIMSNNSVGATYTDYSNTPSALVNLIIGSANNTVSVTKFFPGTVYSEGVGVWIDFNRNGTFEASEQVMNSPSSTTTPVISAPFTVPAGSYNGPSTTRMRVVMSYNASPVVCQSFSDGEVEDYAVKLIAPTACTTAPPTNITLNNLTPSTVGVSWNTTTGATYVLQYRAVGSATWTIINPVPAPGNTYNISGLAEQTQYEVQVATICGGTPGAFSASTTFTTPAINYCTSASSITTDGYITNVTVNATNSYVMNSNSGASTYTDYSTDATRLVTLVRGSVNNTISVTKTWPGTQWSFGTGVWIDFNRNGTFEANEQVVTSPSNTVSPVVGTGFTVPANAYNGPLTTRMRVVIRESSAAAACGSFTWGEVEDYAVKLVDMQPCTTAPPTNISISNLTPTTATVSWAATTGATYVLRYRVAPTGAWTTVTLTTPPVNIYNIPGLVEQTAYEVQIATICGGTQGTFSPSTTFTTPAITYCSSGSTSTADGFISNVTVNPTNSIPMVSNSAESNYTDYSADPTRLLTLVRGSVNNTVSVTKSWPGTQWSFGTGVWIDFNRNGVFETSEQVLTSPSNTTSPVTATFTVPAGAYNGTLTTRMRVGIRESSAAAACGSFTWGEVEDYAVKLIDLQPCTAAPPAPLIISNLTATTATVSWIPAAGATYVLRYRVGATGAWTTVNLTTPPVNIYNITGLIEQTGYQVQVATVCSGTQGAFSASTTFTTPPLSYCQMTGTGTTDYISNVTITPVNPGIPAMNNTSVQTNYINYATPATLITLDIGSANNKISVAKGWTGATQSDAVSAWIDYNRNGVFEANEQILTSAASTTTPVTNLFTVPATAYNGPLNTTMRVVLKRTSAPVLCQNAVNGEVEDYAVKLRPCATTTPGAPTFTATHNSAVVTWTGATNNITYLVQYRVQGTTTWTSVYASTLLANVPLTLTGLTPATIYEVQIAAVCGNTPGAFTAIKVFTTRCDPTPPNVTISNVTTNSAVVTWAPIAASSTYVLRYRVVGTTTWIDVTLPLPPTNTYTLTGLSPYTTYEVQVANKCNGETTINPYSNPKVFTTDRTCELPPPGLTISNLTPTTAVVVWDPFPGSTYILRYRKVGIPSWTNIPVVANTYTLTGLTELTKYEMQVVNVCNGTPGTYTQPYFFTTPTVIYCHMNSTSGGSEFISKVTVKPNGKPTMEKSSLGSTYTDYTGVPATFIELIQGSTGNEISIEKSWVGNNNNEGIAVWIDFDRSGTFDVNERILASAPNTTSPVTGTFSVPADAFISMTDYKYVVMRVAMQRDGIPVNCLSFANGEVEDYTVRISKQAVPNATNQDDILIYPNPVSSVLYVKNISKKANYKIYNAAGQLISSGILLNNKIDVSKLINGVFVIDIEDGDKSIQKKFIKE; encoded by the coding sequence ATGAAGAAAAATTTTACTTCTTTCTTTTTCCTTTGTTTGTTTGCAATAACCAGCGCACAATGGGCTCCAGCAACATCCAAAGGGGGAGGCATTAGAGAGGGCTCGAATATTAAGAGCTACTACTCTTTAGACATTTCCTTATTAAAGTCTCAATTGGCAAAAGCACAAGAAACGGGAATAAATGCAAAGCCCGTTACTATTTCTTTGCCAACTTTAGATGGGAAAATTGAAAGATTTGCCGTATACAGCTTTCCGGTTGTAGTAAAAGAACTGGCAGATCAATATCAACTAGGATCTTATGTTGGTGTTGGGATTGATGATCCCGGCAAATACCTAAGGTTTAGTTTAGCGCCTAACGATTTTCAGTCAATGATTATCAAAGATGGCAAATCTGAATTTATAGAACCTGCTGACAAAAACAAAACTGTTTATGGTGTACACGCCAAAACAGATAAAGGCAAAGAAGGTTTCTTATGTTCTATGAATGAAAGTCAACTGTCTAAACAGGAGATTGCAGCCCTTTATCAAAAAGGAAAATCATTTACTAATCAAACCACCGATTTTTCAAAAGCTTCAGATAAGAAGTACAGAACAATGAGGTTGGCAATGTCTGTAACAGGAGAGTATACCCAATATTTTGGAGGTACTGTTGCTGGGGCATTAGTTGCTATTAATGCTACTTTGACAAGAGTAAATGGTGTCTTTGAAAAGGACTTTGCACTGCATTTAAATTTACAAAACTTTCCAGGTGTAATTTACACGAACGCCGCTACGGATCCTTATTCGCCTGCAGCACAGATGAATAACTGGAATCTGCAATTACAACAGACTCTTACCGCAAACGTAGGAAGTGCCAATTATGATATTGGACACTTATTTGGTGCTTCAGGAGGTGGTGGTAATGCTGGATGTATAGGCTGCGTTTGTATAGACCCGGCTAATAATACGGCAACACAAAAAGGCTCTGGGTATACTTCCCCAGCTGATGCGATTCCGCAGGGAGACAATTTTGATATCGACTATGTGGCTCATGAAATGGGACACCAATTAGGAGCTAATCATACATTCTCACATGCACTTGAAGGTTCAGGAATGAATCAAGAGCCAGGCTCTGGTTCAACAATTATGGGATACGCAGGTATTACCGGACCTACTACAGATGTACAGGCACACTCTGATGCTTACTTCCATATCGCAAGTATCAGACAGGTTCAAACTAATTTGACCAGCAAAACTTGTGATGTTGAAACTACAATTACAAACAACAATCCGCCGGTAATTGCGGCTTTACCTACTTATAACATTCCTAAAGGAACAGCATTCGTTTTAACGGCTTCTGCTACAGATGCTGAAAATGATCCGATGACTTATTCTTGGGAAGAAGTAGATAATGCAACAGTTACTATTAACAATGCCAATTTAGGAAATACAGCAACAGGAGCTTCATTTAGATCTGCAGCTCCTAATGCAAGTCCTACAAGATATTTCCCTAAGCTGGCTTCAGTGCTGGCTGGTGTTTTAAATAATGCTAATAACGGTTGGGAATCTGTTTCTTCAATTGCAAGAAACTCTAAATTTTCCGTAACAGTAAGAGATAATAATCCAGTTCCTACTCAGCAGCAGACTCAGTATGCAGAACAAAGTATTATTGTAGGAAATGATGGTCCTTTTAAAGTGACTACAACTACGGTATATAATAATGGACCAACAACTCTAACCTGGAATGTTGTCAATACAACTGCTGCGCCATATAATGTGGCTAATGTGAAAATTGATTATACAACTGATAATGGAGCAACCTGGACTGTTTTATCTGCTACTACAGCAAATGACGGAAGTGAAGCTGTTACTTTTGGAGCTTTAACTTTAGGCTCTAGTGTTAAAGTAAGAGTAAGTTCAATAGGAAATGTATTCTATGCTGTTGGTAACGCAACGGTAGCTGCTTTAGCCGCTTGTACTACAGCTCCTCCAACGGGTATTGCTGTTTCTGCAATTACACAGACGCAGGCTACAGTATCTTGGGCAGCAGCAGCAGGTGCAACTTATGTTGTACAATATCGTCCTGTAGGAAGTACAACATGGACTACAGTTCCTACAACAGCAAATACAATTACACTTGTTGGACTAACAGATGGTATTCAGTATGAAGTACAAGTAGCTACAGTTTGTACAGGTACTCAGGGAGCTTTCTCTGCTTCTACCAACTTTACGACTCCAGGCCTTAATTACTGTAACCAGCAGTCAAACAACTTCTCATCAGAATATATTTCTAATGTTACAGTAACTCCAACTGGGGCTGCTATAATGAGTAATAATTCAGTGGGGGCTACTTATACAGACTATAGCAATACGCCTAGTGCATTAGTAAATCTAATCATTGGTTCTGCTAATAATACAGTTTCTGTAACTAAATTTTTCCCTGGTACTGTATATAGTGAAGGGGTAGGAGTTTGGATAGATTTTAACAGAAATGGTACTTTTGAAGCCAGCGAACAGGTGATGAATTCACCGTCAAGTACAACTACGCCGGTTATTAGTGCGCCATTTACAGTTCCTGCGGGATCTTATAACGGACCTTCTACAACAAGAATGAGAGTTGTAATGAGTTACAATGCTTCTCCGGTAGTTTGTCAGAGTTTCTCTGATGGAGAGGTAGAAGATTATGCAGTGAAATTAATTGCTCCAACAGCATGTACTACTGCACCTCCAACTAACATTACCCTTAACAATCTTACGCCTTCAACTGTTGGTGTATCTTGGAACACTACTACAGGGGCTACTTATGTATTACAATATAGAGCTGTAGGAAGTGCAACATGGACGATTATCAATCCTGTACCGGCACCAGGAAACACTTATAATATTAGTGGTTTAGCTGAACAGACACAATATGAAGTTCAGGTAGCAACAATATGCGGAGGTACACCGGGAGCATTCTCTGCGAGTACTACATTTACTACTCCAGCGATCAACTATTGTACATCAGCTTCATCAATTACAACAGACGGATACATTACAAACGTTACAGTGAATGCAACAAATTCATATGTGATGAATAGTAACTCGGGAGCTAGTACATATACAGATTACAGTACTGATGCTACAAGATTGGTTACTTTAGTTAGAGGTTCTGTTAACAATACAATTTCTGTTACTAAAACATGGCCGGGAACACAATGGTCATTTGGAACAGGGGTATGGATTGACTTTAATAGAAACGGAACTTTTGAAGCTAATGAGCAGGTAGTAACATCTCCTAGTAATACTGTTTCACCAGTGGTAGGAACTGGATTTACAGTTCCTGCAAATGCTTATAACGGTCCTCTTACAACCCGTATGCGTGTTGTGATAAGAGAATCTTCAGCAGCAGCAGCATGTGGAAGTTTCACATGGGGAGAAGTGGAAGATTATGCCGTGAAATTAGTAGATATGCAGCCTTGTACTACAGCGCCGCCTACAAATATTTCAATAAGTAACCTTACACCAACTACTGCGACTGTATCATGGGCCGCAACTACGGGAGCTACTTATGTGTTAAGATATAGAGTGGCGCCTACTGGAGCATGGACTACAGTAACATTAACAACACCGCCTGTAAATATTTATAACATTCCAGGTCTTGTTGAGCAGACAGCATATGAAGTTCAGATAGCAACGATATGCGGAGGTACACAGGGAACATTCTCTCCAAGTACTACATTTACTACTCCAGCCATTACTTATTGTTCTTCAGGTTCAACAAGTACTGCAGATGGATTTATCAGCAATGTTACTGTTAATCCTACGAATTCTATCCCTATGGTGAGTAATTCAGCGGAAAGTAACTACACAGACTACAGTGCTGATCCTACAAGACTTCTTACTTTGGTTAGAGGTTCTGTTAACAATACAGTTTCAGTAACTAAATCTTGGCCGGGAACACAATGGTCATTTGGAACTGGAGTTTGGATTGACTTTAACAGAAACGGAGTTTTTGAAACCAGCGAACAGGTATTAACTTCTCCAAGTAACACGACTTCACCTGTTACCGCAACATTTACAGTTCCGGCAGGAGCATACAACGGAACTCTTACAACCCGTATGCGTGTTGGAATAAGAGAATCATCGGCAGCAGCTGCATGTGGAAGTTTCACATGGGGTGAGGTAGAAGACTATGCTGTAAAACTAATAGATCTGCAGCCTTGTACTGCAGCACCTCCAGCACCTCTAATTATAAGTAACCTTACTGCTACAACTGCTACGGTATCATGGATTCCAGCAGCTGGAGCGACTTATGTATTAAGATATAGAGTGGGGGCAACAGGAGCATGGACAACTGTAAACCTTACAACCCCTCCAGTAAATATCTATAATATTACAGGATTAATTGAACAGACAGGTTATCAAGTTCAGGTGGCTACAGTATGCAGCGGTACACAGGGAGCATTCTCTGCTAGTACAACATTTACTACACCTCCTCTTTCATACTGTCAAATGACAGGTACAGGAACTACTGATTACATTTCAAATGTAACTATTACTCCTGTTAACCCTGGAATTCCAGCAATGAATAATACTTCTGTTCAGACGAACTATATAAATTATGCAACTCCTGCAACACTTATAACGCTGGACATCGGTTCTGCAAACAACAAAATATCTGTTGCTAAAGGATGGACAGGTGCTACACAAAGTGATGCGGTATCTGCTTGGATTGACTATAATAGAAACGGAGTATTTGAAGCTAATGAGCAGATTTTAACTTCTGCAGCCAGTACTACAACTCCGGTAACGAATCTATTTACTGTACCGGCTACTGCATATAACGGACCATTAAATACAACAATGAGAGTCGTACTTAAGCGTACGAGTGCTCCTGTATTATGCCAGAATGCAGTTAATGGAGAAGTAGAAGATTACGCGGTGAAATTGAGACCATGTGCTACAACAACACCGGGTGCTCCAACATTTACTGCGACTCATAATTCTGCAGTAGTTACTTGGACAGGTGCAACAAATAACATAACCTATCTAGTACAGTACAGAGTACAAGGTACAACTACATGGACAAGTGTTTATGCATCAACGCTTCTAGCGAATGTTCCGCTTACATTAACAGGTTTAACACCTGCAACAATCTATGAAGTACAGATTGCTGCTGTTTGTGGAAATACACCAGGTGCATTTACGGCAATTAAAGTATTTACAACAAGATGCGACCCTACGCCTCCAAACGTAACAATCAGCAATGTTACAACAAACTCTGCTGTGGTTACTTGGGCTCCTATTGCAGCCAGTTCAACATATGTGCTGAGATATAGAGTAGTAGGAACTACAACATGGATTGATGTTACACTGCCATTGCCTCCAACAAATACTTATACACTTACAGGTCTGAGTCCTTATACTACCTATGAAGTTCAGGTAGCCAATAAGTGTAATGGAGAGACTACAATCAATCCATACTCAAATCCAAAAGTATTTACTACTGATAGAACATGTGAATTACCTCCTCCGGGACTAACGATCAGTAACCTTACGCCTACAACAGCAGTAGTGGTTTGGGATCCTTTCCCAGGGTCAACTTATATCTTAAGATATAGAAAAGTAGGAATTCCGAGCTGGACTAATATACCAGTAGTAGCTAATACTTATACCCTTACAGGTTTAACGGAATTGACTAAATATGAAATGCAGGTTGTAAATGTATGTAACGGTACCCCTGGTACTTATACACAGCCGTACTTCTTCACAACTCCTACAGTGATTTACTGCCATATGAATTCAACTAGTGGAGGCAGCGAATTTATCTCAAAAGTTACAGTGAAGCCGAACGGTAAACCTACTATGGAGAAAAGTTCACTTGGGTCTACTTATACAGACTATACAGGTGTTCCTGCTACATTTATAGAACTGATTCAAGGTTCTACAGGCAACGAGATTTCTATTGAAAAATCTTGGGTAGGAAATAACAATAACGAAGGAATTGCAGTATGGATAGACTTTGACAGAAGCGGAACTTTTGATGTCAATGAAAGAATCCTTGCTTCAGCTCCAAACACGACTTCTCCTGTTACAGGAACATTCAGTGTGCCGGCAGATGCATTTATAAGCATGACTGATTACAAATATGTTGTAATGAGAGTTGCCATGCAGAGAGATGGTATCCCTGTCAACTGTTTGAGCTTCGCTAATGGAGAGGTTGAAGATTACACAGTAAGAATTTCTAAGCAGGCAGTACCTAACGCTACTAACCAGGATGATATCTTAATTTATCCTAACCCGGTAAGTTCAGTATTGTATGTGAAGAATATCAGCAAAAAAGCTAATTACAAAATCTACAATGCAGCAGGACAGCTTATATCAAGCGGAATCTTGCTGAACAATAAGATTGATGTAAGTAAACTTATAAACGGTGTATTCGTGATAGATATTGAGGATGGTGATAAATCTATTCAGAAGAAATTTATCAAAGAATAA
- the ruvB gene encoding Holliday junction branch migration DNA helicase RuvB, whose product MPDFLHPDKENYSHEELQQEEQIRPQSFKDFAGQRRTLDNLEVFVAAAKNRGGALDHVLLHGPPGLGKTTLANIIANELGVSCKITSGPVLDKPGSLAGLLTNLEENDVLFIDEIHRLSPIVEEYLYSAMEDYKIDIMLETGPNARSVQISLNPFTLVGATTRSGMLTKPMLARFGIQSRLEYYTVELIAMIIERSSRVLGIKIYEDAAIEIARRSRGTPRIANALLRRVRDFAEIKGNGEIEINITKYALDSLNVDEFGLDEMDNKIMRVMIENFKGKPVGISALATSIAENPETLEEVYEPFLIQEGFIIRTPRGREVTDKAYKHLNISIPKSPGELF is encoded by the coding sequence ATGCCTGATTTTTTACATCCAGATAAGGAAAATTACTCCCATGAAGAGCTGCAGCAAGAGGAACAAATCCGTCCGCAGAGTTTTAAAGATTTTGCAGGACAGAGAAGAACTTTAGATAATCTTGAGGTCTTTGTTGCGGCAGCAAAAAACCGTGGCGGTGCTCTTGACCACGTTCTTCTTCACGGCCCTCCTGGGCTGGGTAAAACTACTCTGGCAAATATCATTGCAAATGAACTTGGTGTAAGCTGTAAAATAACTTCTGGTCCTGTTCTCGATAAACCTGGAAGTCTGGCTGGTCTATTAACCAATCTTGAGGAAAATGATGTTCTTTTTATTGATGAAATCCATCGTTTATCTCCTATTGTAGAAGAATATTTGTATTCTGCGATGGAAGATTACAAGATTGACATTATGCTGGAAACCGGTCCCAATGCAAGAAGCGTACAGATCAGTTTAAATCCTTTTACTTTAGTAGGAGCTACAACAAGAAGCGGAATGCTGACAAAACCAATGCTGGCAAGGTTTGGAATTCAAAGCAGGTTAGAATATTATACGGTAGAGCTTATAGCAATGATCATCGAAAGAAGCTCAAGAGTTTTAGGCATTAAGATTTATGAAGATGCAGCCATTGAAATAGCAAGAAGAAGCCGCGGTACCCCAAGGATTGCAAATGCTTTATTAAGAAGAGTCCGGGATTTCGCTGAAATAAAAGGAAATGGAGAAATAGAAATTAATATTACTAAATATGCTCTTGATTCTCTTAATGTAGATGAATTTGGTCTGGATGAAATGGATAATAAAATCATGCGGGTCATGATTGAAAATTTCAAAGGAAAACCTGTAGGGATTTCAGCTTTAGCCACTTCCATTGCAGAAAATCCTGAAACGCTAGAAGAGGTTTATGAACCTTTTTTAATTCAGGAAGGATTTATCATCCGTACACCAAGAGGAAGAGAGGTTACTGATAAAGCTTACAAGCATTTAAATATTTCTATCCCAAAAAGTCCTGGAGAATTATTCTAG